A single genomic interval of Microbacterium sp. LWO14-1.2 harbors:
- a CDS encoding alpha-galactosidase: MTSRVDAVVALRAAGASLVIQLAAPIPRILHWGADLGAIDQATASALELTSGPAQLNNSPDVPRTFSALPTEFEGWSGTPAIAGNAQGRATTPRPRLVAHEIETSDPMRGGRIALEFEDSVTGLRTTLRYHLDEYGVLAVDTTIVRDAGLSPRISNAPYTLDGVVALLPLPERAAEILDFTGKWCRERSPQRMPFAFGTHLRSAHRGKPGHDSPFLLAAGTPGFGFGHGETWAVHLAWSGEQRYLAERLTEGAGAFSSVIGAGEELHSGEVILEDGDRYDAPTVLFLWSGAGLDGLADRLHRRLRSRAAHPRSSRPLVLNTWEAVYFDHDLDRLTALVERASEVGVERIVLDDGWFRGRREADAGLGDWYVDERVWPHGLGPLVDLVRSHGMQFGLWFEPEMINLDSDLARAHPDWVLGPAEGLGPASRSQYVLDIARPEAFEYLLDRIDTLVREHAIDYLKWDHNRDLLEAVSRADDGDRPSVHRQTVALYRLLDELRRRHPTLEIETCSGGGGRIDLGILDRTDRVWASDCNDPVERGRIERWTRLVVPPELIGSHVGAARSHTTARTTDLAFRLTTALTAHAGIEQDLTAVDDDELAVITRWAAMYREFRPLLHSGLVVNADLVDDATALTGFVAQDGSSALYTWSRFTTSSSGQSGRVRLPGLDRDAQYDVRIREDLGAASRHQGDDPAWVAEAVTRAVRLPGSVLAEAGVPLPTLNPQQSMLIDLRRIDD; encoded by the coding sequence ATGACTTCCCGTGTCGACGCCGTCGTCGCACTCCGCGCCGCAGGCGCCTCCCTCGTCATCCAGCTCGCCGCGCCGATCCCGCGCATCCTCCACTGGGGCGCCGACCTCGGCGCGATCGATCAGGCGACGGCATCCGCCCTCGAACTGACCTCCGGGCCGGCTCAGCTCAACAACTCCCCCGACGTCCCGCGCACCTTCTCCGCCCTCCCGACCGAGTTCGAGGGCTGGTCGGGCACACCCGCCATCGCCGGCAACGCGCAGGGTAGGGCGACCACTCCCCGTCCGCGCCTCGTCGCCCACGAGATCGAGACGAGCGACCCGATGCGCGGAGGTCGAATCGCCCTCGAGTTCGAGGACTCGGTGACCGGCCTGCGCACGACTCTCCGCTACCACCTCGACGAGTACGGCGTCCTCGCTGTGGACACCACGATCGTGCGGGATGCCGGGCTCAGTCCGCGCATCTCGAACGCGCCGTACACGCTCGACGGCGTCGTCGCGCTGCTGCCGCTCCCCGAGCGGGCGGCCGAGATCCTCGACTTCACGGGCAAGTGGTGCCGTGAGCGCTCCCCGCAGCGGATGCCGTTCGCCTTCGGCACACACCTCCGTTCCGCTCACCGCGGCAAGCCGGGCCACGACTCCCCGTTCCTGCTCGCCGCCGGCACGCCGGGCTTCGGTTTCGGGCACGGCGAGACGTGGGCCGTGCATCTCGCGTGGTCGGGCGAGCAGCGCTACCTCGCCGAGCGACTGACCGAAGGCGCCGGCGCGTTCTCCTCGGTCATCGGCGCGGGTGAGGAGCTGCACTCCGGCGAGGTGATCCTCGAAGACGGCGACCGCTACGACGCGCCGACGGTCCTGTTCCTCTGGTCCGGCGCGGGACTCGACGGGCTGGCCGACCGGCTGCACCGTCGTCTCCGCTCGCGCGCCGCGCACCCCCGTTCCTCCCGGCCACTCGTGCTCAACACCTGGGAGGCCGTCTACTTCGACCACGACCTCGATCGTCTCACCGCCCTCGTCGAACGAGCGTCCGAGGTCGGCGTGGAGCGGATCGTGCTCGACGACGGCTGGTTCCGGGGGCGGCGCGAGGCAGACGCCGGACTCGGGGACTGGTACGTCGACGAGCGGGTCTGGCCGCACGGGCTCGGTCCCCTGGTCGACCTCGTGCGATCGCACGGCATGCAGTTCGGGCTCTGGTTCGAACCCGAGATGATCAACCTCGACTCCGACCTCGCGCGGGCGCATCCCGACTGGGTGCTCGGTCCTGCCGAGGGTCTGGGTCCGGCATCCCGCTCGCAGTACGTGCTCGACATCGCCCGCCCCGAGGCGTTCGAGTACCTGCTCGATCGCATCGACACCCTCGTCCGCGAGCACGCGATCGACTACCTGAAGTGGGACCACAACCGCGATCTGCTCGAAGCGGTGAGTCGTGCCGACGACGGCGACCGCCCGAGCGTCCACCGCCAGACCGTCGCCCTCTACCGGTTGCTGGACGAGCTGCGCCGACGGCATCCGACCCTCGAGATCGAGACGTGCTCCGGCGGCGGCGGACGCATCGACCTCGGCATCCTCGACCGCACCGACCGTGTCTGGGCCTCCGACTGCAACGATCCCGTCGAGCGGGGGCGCATCGAGCGCTGGACCCGCCTTGTCGTGCCGCCGGAGCTGATCGGCTCGCACGTGGGCGCCGCGCGGTCCCACACCACGGCACGCACGACCGACCTCGCGTTCCGGCTGACCACGGCGCTGACCGCGCACGCGGGCATCGAGCAGGATCTCACCGCTGTCGACGACGACGAGCTCGCCGTCATCACCCGCTGGGCCGCGATGTACCGGGAGTTCCGCCCGCTGCTGCACAGCGGCCTCGTCGTGAACGCCGACCTCGTCGACGACGCGACGGCACTCACGGGTTTCGTCGCGCAGGACGGCTCGTCGGCGCTCTACACCTGGAGCCGCTTCACCACGTCGTCCTCCGGCCAGTCGGGGCGCGTGCGTCTGCCCGGCCTCGACCGCGACGCGCAGTACGACGTGCGGATCCGCGAGGATCTCGGCGCTGCCAGCCGCCACCAGGGCGACGATCCGGCCTGGGTCGCCGAGGCCGTCACCCGCGCCGTGCGCCTGCCCGGCAGCGTGCTCGCGGAGGCGGGCGTGCCCCTGCCGACCCTGAACCCGCAGCAGTCGATGCTGATCGACCTCCGGCGCATCGACGACTGA
- a CDS encoding X2-like carbohydrate binding domain-containing protein: protein MKTHRQRRRAAAVTAALAATALAVGLAPGASWAETTAPSPEPTEASAPPTTADPTPPPAEETAAPAPSATPAPSETAPSQPAPDDESARRSAGQAAPRQGVGVSPLSASGPYMGWSSYSMQVYEGGQWITADQIIAQSDAMHDKLQKFGYEYINIDAGWNGGQDEYGRPIPSATLYPDGLDAVIDHIHGNGQKVGLYLIPGMSLETAQKALPIYNAPGCTTENLLKQPLQQGDYWGFGYRLDFDNPCTTKYIDSIADLLGDWGVDFIKFDSVTPGSGVSDLSMDAREEVAAWSQALARNDIWFELSWAVDIDYADYWKEYADGWRVDWDVECYCGDEALTTWENVARLFPRLSDWWRHGGPAGWNDLDSLNVGNGKMDGLTKDERRTAATLWATAAAPFYLGNDLTNLDQYGLELVTNPEVIAVNQAGVPARPVSTATKHQVWYSLAPDGTYTVALYNLGRADADITVDFADIGLDGSAKVRDLWSRKNLGTADGSFTAESVPIHGVRLLKVTPAKQSVLTVNDDALRVTYAGEWTRNGGAELPATSQPFTVAVTDTPGGGTPNPPATGVTVTLNDDDSRIAYSGSWGYSSNRGLGDHGDDVHYAEANGAAFQYTFQGTGIQYVTEKHESQGDVEVYLDGQLVDTVSTYLDPSDGRLSQQVVYSVSDLPSGSHTLRVVKKSGSFMLLDKLVVTLDSQLSTTSGAFNKAAPADVSVDLLRDPSALSSISVGGGALERDVDYTVDGSTVTLASAYLATLPVGDAVLDFAFAGDHLDDVHSTTTDGDRVSFTFRGTAVSWIAPKGPDQGTVDVYVDGTKVETVDTHHATRLTSQKLFAVSGLKDKEHTIEIVKTSGDVLRTDVFAYTVRKVG from the coding sequence ATGAAGACCCATCGACAGCGCCGGCGAGCAGCCGCGGTCACGGCGGCGCTCGCCGCGACCGCGCTGGCCGTCGGCCTCGCACCCGGCGCCTCCTGGGCGGAGACGACCGCCCCGTCACCCGAGCCCACCGAGGCCTCCGCGCCGCCGACCACGGCAGACCCGACGCCCCCGCCCGCGGAGGAGACGGCAGCCCCCGCGCCGTCCGCGACTCCGGCTCCGAGCGAGACCGCGCCGAGCCAGCCGGCCCCCGACGACGAGTCGGCGCGCCGGAGCGCAGGACAGGCGGCGCCACGCCAGGGCGTCGGAGTCTCGCCGCTCTCGGCATCCGGCCCCTATATGGGCTGGAGCAGCTACAGCATGCAGGTGTACGAGGGCGGGCAGTGGATCACCGCCGATCAGATCATCGCGCAGTCCGACGCCATGCACGACAAGCTGCAGAAGTTCGGCTACGAGTACATCAACATCGACGCCGGATGGAACGGCGGGCAGGACGAGTACGGCCGCCCCATCCCCAGCGCGACGCTCTACCCCGACGGCCTCGACGCGGTGATCGACCACATCCACGGCAACGGCCAGAAGGTCGGACTGTACCTGATCCCCGGCATGAGCCTCGAGACGGCGCAGAAGGCCCTCCCGATCTACAACGCCCCCGGCTGCACGACCGAGAACCTGCTCAAGCAGCCTCTCCAGCAGGGCGACTACTGGGGCTTCGGCTACCGACTCGACTTCGACAACCCCTGCACGACGAAGTACATCGACTCGATCGCCGACCTGCTCGGCGACTGGGGCGTCGACTTCATCAAGTTCGACAGCGTGACCCCGGGATCGGGCGTGAGCGATCTGTCGATGGACGCCCGCGAAGAGGTCGCGGCGTGGTCGCAGGCGCTCGCGCGCAACGACATCTGGTTCGAGCTGTCCTGGGCCGTCGACATCGACTACGCCGACTACTGGAAGGAGTACGCCGACGGCTGGCGCGTCGACTGGGACGTCGAGTGCTACTGCGGCGACGAGGCGCTGACCACGTGGGAGAACGTCGCACGCCTGTTCCCGCGTCTCTCAGACTGGTGGCGTCACGGCGGCCCCGCCGGGTGGAACGACCTCGACTCCCTCAACGTCGGCAACGGCAAGATGGACGGGCTCACCAAGGACGAGCGCCGCACGGCCGCCACCCTGTGGGCCACGGCCGCCGCCCCGTTCTACCTCGGCAACGACCTCACGAACCTCGATCAGTACGGACTCGAGCTCGTGACCAACCCCGAGGTCATCGCCGTCAACCAGGCGGGCGTCCCCGCCCGCCCCGTCTCGACGGCGACCAAGCACCAGGTCTGGTACTCGCTCGCCCCCGACGGGACCTACACGGTCGCGCTCTACAACCTCGGACGAGCGGATGCCGACATCACGGTCGACTTCGCCGACATCGGCCTCGACGGATCGGCGAAGGTCCGCGACCTGTGGTCGCGGAAGAACCTGGGCACCGCCGACGGCAGCTTCACGGCCGAGAGCGTGCCGATCCACGGCGTGCGCCTGCTCAAGGTCACGCCGGCCAAGCAGTCGGTGCTGACGGTCAACGACGACGCCCTGCGCGTCACGTACGCCGGCGAGTGGACGCGCAACGGCGGCGCGGAGCTGCCGGCGACGTCGCAGCCGTTCACGGTCGCCGTCACCGACACCCCGGGAGGCGGTACCCCGAACCCGCCGGCCACCGGCGTCACGGTCACGCTGAACGACGACGACTCGCGGATCGCCTACAGCGGGTCGTGGGGCTACAGCAGCAACCGCGGGCTCGGCGATCACGGAGACGACGTGCACTACGCCGAGGCGAACGGCGCGGCGTTCCAGTACACGTTCCAGGGCACGGGCATCCAGTACGTCACCGAGAAGCACGAGTCGCAGGGCGACGTCGAGGTGTACCTCGACGGGCAGCTCGTCGACACCGTGAGCACGTACCTCGATCCGTCCGACGGTCGACTGTCGCAGCAGGTCGTGTACAGCGTGTCCGACCTGCCGAGCGGCAGCCACACGCTGCGCGTCGTGAAGAAGTCCGGTTCGTTCATGCTCCTCGACAAGCTCGTCGTCACGCTCGACAGCCAGCTGAGCACGACGTCCGGCGCCTTCAACAAGGCGGCACCGGCCGACGTGTCGGTCGATCTGCTGCGCGACCCGAGCGCCCTGAGCTCGATCAGCGTCGGCGGAGGGGCGCTCGAGCGCGATGTCGACTACACGGTCGACGGGAGCACGGTGACGCTCGCTTCGGCGTACCTCGCCACCCTCCCGGTCGGAGACGCCGTGCTCGACTTCGCCTTCGCAGGCGACCACCTCGACGACGTGCACTCCACGACGACCGATGGCGACAGGGTGTCCTTCACGTTCCGTGGCACGGCGGTGTCGTGGATCGCGCCGAAGGGTCCCGATCAGGGCACGGTCGACGTGTACGTCGACGGCACGAAGGTCGAGACCGTCGACACCCATCACGCGACGCGGCTCACCTCGCAAAAGCTGTTCGCGGTCTCCGGACTGAAGGACAAGGAGCACACGATCGAGATCGTCAAGACCTCGGGCGACGTCCTCCGCACCGACGTCTTCGCCTACACGGTGAGGAAGGTCGGCTGA
- a CDS encoding RidA family protein, with the protein MEITLTQPAGLVVSPAFSHVAVVPAGATTIYVGGQNGVDETGAVVSHDAGEQALRAVENARTALASQGASLDDVISWTIYLHQDADLRAAYGAVAATLAREGAPPLVSAALVAGLAVPGAVIEVSAIAAVMRE; encoded by the coding sequence ATGGAGATCACACTCACGCAACCGGCGGGGCTCGTCGTCAGCCCCGCCTTCAGTCATGTCGCGGTCGTGCCTGCGGGCGCGACCACGATCTACGTCGGCGGTCAGAACGGCGTCGACGAGACCGGCGCCGTCGTATCCCACGACGCCGGAGAACAGGCGCTCCGCGCCGTCGAGAATGCCCGAACGGCTCTCGCCTCACAGGGCGCCTCGCTCGACGACGTGATCAGCTGGACGATCTATCTCCATCAGGATGCCGATCTGCGCGCCGCTTACGGCGCCGTCGCCGCGACGCTCGCACGCGAGGGGGCGCCGCCTCTCGTCAGCGCGGCTCTCGTCGCGGGGCTCGCCGTCCCCGGCGCGGTCATCGAGGTGAGTGCGATCGCCGCCGTGATGCGCGAGTGA
- a CDS encoding DNA polymerase IV yields MADWVLHVDMDQFIAAVEVLRRPELAGVPVIVGGRGDPTERAVVSTASYEARAFGIGSGMPLKIAARKAPDDAVFLPVDHEAYESASAQVMETLRGLPGVVLEVIGWDECFLGVSTDDPEQVAREAQAAVLEATGLHCSVGIGDNKVRAKIATEFGKPRGVFRLTEMNWFEVMGERATRELWGVGPKVQKRLAAHGIDTVRDLADADESELVAEFGPRMGVWYHGLGSGIGPAVVDDTPWVARSHSRESTFQQNLTTPGEVEAALADLAGQAFDDCAAEGRPVIRVNLKVRYAPFETKTFGRKLTAPTMQRQDVVAAALALGATLDADREVRLLGVRAEMAMPQGGDGVERTPVRGRI; encoded by the coding sequence ATGGCCGACTGGGTGCTGCACGTGGACATGGACCAGTTCATCGCCGCCGTCGAGGTGCTGCGGCGCCCCGAGCTTGCCGGTGTGCCCGTGATCGTCGGCGGACGCGGCGACCCGACCGAGAGAGCCGTGGTCTCGACGGCCTCGTACGAGGCGCGCGCCTTCGGCATCGGGTCGGGGATGCCGTTGAAGATCGCCGCGCGCAAGGCTCCGGACGATGCGGTGTTCCTGCCCGTCGACCACGAGGCCTACGAGTCGGCGTCGGCGCAGGTGATGGAGACGCTGCGCGGGCTCCCCGGCGTCGTCCTGGAGGTCATCGGCTGGGACGAGTGCTTCCTCGGCGTTTCGACCGACGACCCGGAGCAGGTCGCGCGCGAGGCGCAGGCGGCGGTGCTCGAGGCCACCGGCCTGCACTGCTCGGTCGGCATCGGCGACAACAAGGTGCGCGCCAAGATCGCGACGGAGTTCGGCAAGCCCCGCGGGGTGTTCCGCCTCACCGAGATGAACTGGTTCGAGGTGATGGGAGAGCGCGCGACGCGCGAGCTGTGGGGCGTCGGGCCCAAGGTGCAGAAGCGGCTGGCCGCGCACGGCATCGACACGGTGCGGGACCTCGCCGACGCGGACGAGTCGGAGCTCGTCGCCGAGTTCGGGCCGCGCATGGGCGTCTGGTACCACGGGCTCGGCTCGGGGATCGGACCGGCCGTGGTCGACGACACGCCCTGGGTCGCGCGCAGCCACAGCAGGGAGAGCACCTTCCAGCAGAATCTCACGACGCCGGGCGAGGTCGAGGCCGCGCTCGCCGATCTCGCCGGGCAGGCGTTCGATGACTGCGCCGCGGAGGGACGCCCTGTGATTCGCGTGAATCTGAAGGTGCGCTACGCGCCGTTCGAGACGAAGACCTTCGGTCGCAAGCTGACCGCGCCCACGATGCAGCGGCAGGACGTCGTCGCCGCCGCCCTCGCGCTGGGCGCCACGCTGGATGCCGACCGCGAGGTGCGTCTGCTGGGCGTCCGTGCGGAGATGGCGATGCCCCAGGGCGGGGACGGCGTCGAGCGCACGCCCGTGCGCGGTCGCATCTGA
- a CDS encoding DUF1304 domain-containing protein: protein MLIVGLVLAAAAAAFHVFIFALESLKWTEPETRKIFGVPSEADAITMKGLAFNQGFYNLFLALTTLIGIGLVIVGAPTVGLTLVFAGTGMMVAAALVLVLSDRTKARAAAMQGTLPLLAVIATAIAVAIG, encoded by the coding sequence ATGCTCATCGTCGGTCTCGTCCTGGCAGCCGCTGCCGCTGCCTTCCACGTCTTCATCTTCGCGCTCGAGTCGCTCAAGTGGACGGAGCCCGAGACCCGCAAGATCTTCGGCGTGCCCAGCGAGGCCGATGCCATCACGATGAAGGGACTCGCCTTCAATCAGGGGTTCTACAACCTCTTCCTCGCCCTGACGACGCTGATCGGCATCGGTCTCGTGATCGTGGGTGCGCCGACCGTCGGGCTGACGCTCGTCTTCGCCGGCACCGGGATGATGGTCGCGGCCGCCCTCGTGCTCGTGCTCTCCGACCGCACCAAGGCCCGCGCGGCGGCCATGCAGGGCACCCTTCCGCTGCTCGCGGTGATCGCGACGGCCATCGCCGTCGCGATCGGCTGA
- a CDS encoding CPBP family intramembrane glutamic endopeptidase, producing MRSDAAVWPGIAPAVLVCLAAPAFFVLQTPWLGWALLAVGILSAWLVERTRPRVPDQVVSVGSRRESARVIGVRREPSLTRDLSLIALGMLIVSVIPLAAELDNLAMLRFTLALGGAVAVPYLVSRFVFRDRAISFPWRSGTRWGRLQWGWLVAVLVLGWLILPFYFITSGVYQNWPVVDTPDLIARLFVGVGAVGIWDELFFICTVFALLRRHFPDALANVLQTIVFVSFLWELGYRAWGPVLTIPFALLQGFIFLRTHSLAYVVTVHLLFDAVVFGVLVHAHNPGLLPIFLV from the coding sequence ATGAGGAGCGACGCGGCGGTGTGGCCGGGCATCGCCCCCGCTGTGCTCGTGTGCCTCGCCGCCCCGGCCTTCTTCGTGCTGCAGACGCCGTGGCTCGGCTGGGCCCTCCTGGCCGTCGGCATCCTGTCGGCGTGGCTCGTGGAGAGGACTCGTCCCCGGGTGCCCGACCAGGTCGTCAGCGTGGGGTCGCGCCGGGAATCCGCACGCGTGATCGGCGTGCGCCGCGAACCGTCGCTCACCCGCGATCTCTCACTCATCGCGCTCGGGATGCTGATCGTCAGCGTCATCCCGCTCGCCGCCGAGCTCGACAACCTCGCGATGCTGCGCTTCACGCTGGCTCTGGGCGGAGCTGTCGCCGTGCCGTACCTCGTGTCGCGCTTCGTGTTCCGCGACCGCGCGATCAGCTTCCCGTGGCGCTCGGGCACGCGCTGGGGCCGACTGCAGTGGGGCTGGCTCGTCGCCGTGCTCGTGCTCGGCTGGCTGATCCTGCCGTTCTACTTCATCACGAGCGGGGTGTACCAGAACTGGCCCGTGGTCGACACTCCCGACCTCATCGCGCGGCTGTTCGTCGGCGTCGGCGCGGTCGGCATCTGGGACGAGCTGTTCTTCATCTGCACGGTGTTCGCGCTGCTGCGCCGACACTTCCCCGACGCCCTCGCGAACGTGCTGCAGACGATCGTGTTCGTGTCGTTCCTCTGGGAGCTCGGCTACCGCGCATGGGGGCCGGTGCTCACGATCCCGTTCGCACTGCTGCAGGGATTCATCTTCCTGCGCACGCACTCGCTCGCCTACGTCGTCACCGTGCATCTGCTGTTCGACGCGGTGGTCTTCGGAGTGCTGGTGCACGCGCACAACCCCGGTCTGCTGCCGATCTTCCTCGTCTAG
- the trmB gene encoding tRNA (guanosine(46)-N7)-methyltransferase TrmB: MPEPRTFRDEPVSFVRRSGRMSDAQERAFEELGPHYLLDVPRDVAWTSVHPEARLDPAVEYGRDADLYVEIGSGQGHAIVAAAASRPEDDFLAVEVFRAGLARTMLDADREGARNLRVVEANAPEVLASYLPEGAAAEVWVFFSDPWHKKKHTKRRLIRPGFGTTAARALRDGGLLRLATDWEDYALQMREVLDAEPDFERAFEGEWAERFEGRVMTAFERKGIAKGRDIRDLVYRRTPRGA, from the coding sequence ATGCCCGAACCCCGCACCTTCCGTGACGAACCGGTGTCGTTCGTGCGCCGCAGCGGCCGGATGTCCGACGCCCAGGAGCGCGCTTTCGAGGAGCTCGGCCCGCACTACCTGCTCGACGTCCCCCGCGACGTCGCATGGACCTCGGTGCACCCCGAGGCGCGCCTCGACCCCGCGGTCGAGTACGGCCGCGATGCCGACCTGTACGTCGAGATCGGCTCGGGCCAGGGGCACGCGATCGTCGCTGCCGCCGCCTCCCGACCCGAGGACGACTTCCTCGCGGTCGAGGTGTTCCGCGCCGGTCTCGCGCGCACGATGCTCGACGCCGATCGTGAGGGCGCGAGGAACCTGCGCGTCGTCGAGGCGAACGCCCCCGAGGTGCTCGCGTCGTATCTCCCCGAGGGTGCCGCCGCCGAGGTCTGGGTGTTCTTCTCCGATCCCTGGCACAAGAAGAAGCACACCAAGCGCCGTCTCATCCGGCCGGGTTTCGGGACGACGGCGGCGCGTGCCCTGCGCGACGGAGGCCTGCTGCGGCTCGCTACGGACTGGGAGGACTACGCGCTGCAGATGCGCGAGGTGCTCGACGCCGAGCCCGACTTCGAGCGCGCGTTCGAGGGGGAGTGGGCCGAGCGCTTCGAGGGGCGTGTCATGACCGCCTTCGAGCGGAAGGGCATCGCGAAGGGGCGCGACATCCGCGACCTCGTTTACCGACGCACGCCGCGCGGCGCGTGA